Part of the Nostoc sp. ATCC 53789 genome, GCCTAGCTGCACCCACGATCCCAGCAAAATTGCCTAACTCTGCTGGCAAAATCTGTAAACCATCTCGTGATAAAGGCTGCACTCGCTTCTCAATTTCTGCCTTCACTGCTGGTAAGAAAAACTCAAAGCTGCCACTTATACCGCCACCAATGACGATCGCTTGCGGTGTGAGTACATAAATCAAACTCGTCAAGCCAATTCCCAGGTTTTTACCATATTCTTGCCAAAAAGTCAATGCTGCGGCTTCTCCTTGTTGAGCAAGAACACCCAATTCGATGGGTTCTTTGAGAGTGCGGCGGCGAATGGCAGTAGCAGAGGCATGTTGTTCTAAAGAGCCTTGATTGCCACTATTACAAATTGGCCCATCAGGATTTAATGAAATTAAACCCAATTCCCCGGCGGCTCCCTGATGTCCAATAAATAGTTTGCCATTGAGGATAATCGCACCACCAACCCCAGTTCCTAAAGTTAGGAGAATCAAATTTTGAAATTGACGACCGGCTCCCAGCCAAGCTTCTCCCAAAAGAGCGCAATTGGCATCATTAGCGATCGCAGTCGGTTTGCCAGTTTTAGCTTCTAACCAGTCTGCTAAAGGCACATCGATCCATCCAGGTAAGTTAATGGCGATTTTAGCGATGCGTCCTGCGGCATCAGAGGGGCCAGGAGTCCCAACACCAATAGCAAAAGTTTCATTATTTGGATCAATTTGCGCGATCGCATCTACCAGCACCGCCAGCACGGCCTCCGGCGTTGTCGGCTGGGGAGCCGCCATAGTCAAAGATTGCAAACAAGTTCCATCGGCTGTAAACCGCCCCAGCTTAATTGCTGTTCCCCCCACATCAATGCCAATTACTTGAGAACTCACCATTTTGTCATTTGTCATTTGTCATTGGGCATTGGTGAACAGCTATTCCCTATTCTCCAGTTCATTTTTTTCATTCGCGATCTGTTCGCGTAGCATCTCCGCCTGGAAGAAGACGCGAAGCTTTCAACTCCGATTTCTGTAAATTAGCAAAAGTCGTGGTGCGAAAACTCGATTGCTCCTGCCAAGCTGTAACTGGCGCACCTCTTAAGATGCCAGCAAGGGCAACAGAAAGGAGAAACCCACCAGTAGCGGCGGCAATTAACGTCAGGTTATCTTTCACACAAATCTCTCCAGTTATCAAATTACTAGTTATTAATGATTAGCCCGTTGACTGATAAGTGTCCACTGTTTGCTAACTATTTTCGGATTCTATTTTCTCTCCGTAATCGAGGATTGACAAATTCGTTTAACCCCTCACCAAGTAGTGATAACCCTACCACCATGAATGTCATGGTTAAACCAGGGAAAAGCGTAGTCCACCAAATGCCAGTAGGTAGAGCTTCTAGGGCTTGTTTTAAATCATGTCCCCATTCTGGCACTTCTTCGGGAAGTCCTAGCCCCAAAAAGCCCAAACCGCCCAACACCAAAATTGCATCAGCAGCGTTGAGTGTAAAGAGGACGGGTACGCTTTGAATGACGTTGAAAAATAGATAACGAGAAAGCACAACCCAAGTGGAAGCGCCCATTGCTTGAGCTGCTTCGATGAAGACTTCAGTTTTCACACTAACAGTGTGGTTGCGAACAACGCGATAATATTGGGGGATGTAGGCAATGCTAATAGCGATCGCTGCATTTAATATCCCACGCCCCACAACAAACGCCAGTGTTACAGACAGCAGTAGCCCCGGTAAAGTGTAGATGCTATCCATCAAAAACAGCAACACTTTATCCAATTTACCGCCGAGATAACCACTCAGCATCCCCAGAGGCACACCGATAATCATACTCAGCGCTGTTGCCAAGATCACCACCTGTAAGGCAGCTTGAGCGCCGAACAATGTCCGGGAGAAGACATCGTAACCCAGGCGACTAGTGCCAAACCAATGTTTAGCTGAGGGTGGCTCGTGAATTGGATTAGAGAGAAAATCTTTCGGGTTTTGCAGCCATCCCCAAGCTTGGAATACAGGAGCGAAGAATGCCAGGAAGATGAAAAATAGGGTGATGGCTAACCCAATGAGCATAAGTTTTTGGGAAAGATTGGAACTTTTGCCAAACTGTAAAAATGTCGGTAGTCGCCGTTTTGTAATGGCCATGTGTGATCGCCTGGATCAAAGCTTGATACGCTGACCATTTTACATATCAGATAGGTTATTGCGTAAATATTCTGGATAAAAGTCCGGCTGCTTCACGGTATATACAGAGTTAGACTGAGGTAGAGATGAGACTATGCCTTATTTTTGCTAGAGATAAATTACCAGCCAGTGTTACCACAAAGTTTAATTATTCCAAGTAGAAAAAATTTTAATATGCTTTGATATGCCTGCAAGAGATATTTATCATGATGCTGTTAAGAATGCCTTAATTCAAGAAGGCTGGATAATTATAGATGACCCTTTACATTTAAAGTGGGGTCAAAAAGATATGTATGTAGATTTAGGAGCTAAACAACTCTTAGCCGCAGAACAAGGGTGTAAAAAAATAGCTGTAGAAATTAAAAGTTTTGTTAGTCCTTCGGAAATGGCAGACCTCAAAGATGCTATTGGGGGATTTATCATGTATCGTGCTGTTATCCATCGTCTGGAACCAGAAAGAACATTATATTTGGCAGTACGTGATAGCGTATTTACAGCTTTGTTTGAGGAACCAATTGGTACACTTTTAATAGAAACTGAGAATCTCAAGTTACTCGTTTTTAATCCAGAAACTGAGAGGATTATCCAATGGATACCTTAGATATTTATCGACGGATCATCAAAGAGGTATTAGTACCCTACACACAAATTCCTTATTCGCACGCAGCTATTGAATGTAAAGCAGTATTTGATAGCGAAAATGACAGTTATTTGCTGATAACTTTAGGCTGGGATGGTGTAAAGCGAATTCACGGTTGCTTAGTTCATATTGATATTATTGATGGCAAAATTTGGGTGCAACGAGATGACACAGAAGATGGTGTTACCTACGAATTGGTAGCAGCAGGAATTCCCAAAGAGAAAATTGTCTTGGGATTTCACCCGCCAAATGTTAGGCAACACACAGGATATGCTATTGCCTAACTTATTAAGGCTACCATTTAAGCCAACTGTAGCGGGTTATTGGGCAGAGTCTTCCCTACTCCCTATTCCCTAAAGATTACTTTCAATTAACTGGCGATATTCGGTTTTTTGCTTCACGCCTTTCACTTCCTTCACCAATTCCTTGTTTTTGAACAATTGAACCGTTGGAGTTCCTGTCACACCAGCATTTTCAGCAATATCTCGGTCTTTATCGATGTCAATTTCTACAAAGTGAATTTTGCTGTCAAATTCATCCACTACTTTATTTAAAATTGGCTTCAGGGTATGACAAGGGCCGCAACCAGGAGAGACGTACTTAACAAGGAGTAAGCGATCGCTTTCATGGAACAATTTCCGTAGAGCATAACCTCCCTCATGGCGCGTCCCATTCAAATTAAATCCAGCTTCTTCCTCTGCTTCAGTCTTTTTGGCTGGCTGATGTTCTAATTCATTGTCTGCTATTTCTAGCTGTTGATGGAATTCTTGAATCAAGCCACTGGATGACAACCAGCGTTCTGCTAACATCGCCGCCATACAGCCAGTACCCGCAGCTGTAATTGCTTGGCGAAACTCATGATCTTGTACGTCACCGGCTGCAAAAACACCCTCTACACTAGTTTCTACAGAACCGGGTTTAGTGACAACGTAACCTACCTCATCCAGTTCTAGTTGTCCCTTAAATAAAGAGGTGTTGGGACTGTGACCAACGGCGTAGAATAAACCCTTAGCGTGCAGTTGACTTTCTTCACCAGTTTTAGTGTTGCGGATTTTCACCCCTTCCATGTGACCATTACCGAAGATATCCACGGCTTCTGTGTTCCAATGCACCTGGATTTTTGGGTTGCTCAAAACCCTGTCTTGCATAGCTTTAGAAGCCCGCATTTTATCAGTGCGTACCAACATATTTACCTTAGAGCCGTATTTGGTGAGGTAAATAGACTCTTCCGCCGCCGAGTCGCCAGCACCAATTACAGCCAATTCTGCACCGTGAAAAATTGGTGTTGCACCATCGCAAATTGCACAAGCGGAAATACCTCGACTCCAAAATTCATGTTCGCTAGGTAAACCCAAACGCTTTGCTGTCGCACCCGTAGCAATGACAATGCTATTGGTTTTAATTTCCCTTTCTTGCGATCGCACTGTAAATGGACGCTGACTCAAATCAACTGATATAACATCTTCAGTATATAGTTCCGCTCCCCAGCGCTCCGCCTGCGCCTTCATCTGATCCATCAGTTCCGGCCCAGTAATCCCTTTGGGAAACCCTGGAAAGTTCTCGACTTCCGTTGTTGTCATTAATTGCCCACCAGGTAAACCCCCGGCTTGGAAACCTTCAAATACAACAGGTTTCAAATTAGCGCGTCCGGCATAGATGGCAGCTGTGTACCCTGCTGGTCCAGAACCGATAATTACTAAGTTTTCTACTGTGGGGTTAGTCATGACCATATATAAACTCATAACGACTACGCTTAATATAGCATAACAAATTGTGATTGGCTATATCAGATGGTAAGCGATGTCTGTGACGGGCTACGCCTACGCAAAATGCCTACAGTACTCATCCTTTTAACCGCTAGGGCTGTTGTTGAAAGTATTTCTTGATAGTTTCAACATTTAGTTCTAGTAATTCTGCTATTTCTTGAATGCTCATAGCTTTTTCAATGCCAGGGGCTTAGTGATGTTTGCGTCATTTGGGATGCAAGAATTCTGGATTGTGTAACTGGATCTTCCCAAACTTTTTTTCTGAAGGTGATAGGAAAGCGATCGCAGTTGGGTAAGTTATATCTAGAACACACCAGCACTTCCTACCCCAGGGAAAACACTTATGAAAACCGAACTAAAAGCCAAATTTCTTCAACACATCATCGGCAAAAAGAAGGAAAACGAAGGTTTTACACTTATTGAATTACTAGTAGTAATTATTATCATCGGTATTTTGTCTGCGATCGCACTACCTTCTTTCTTGAACCAAGCTAACAAAGGTAAGCAGTCAGAAGCTAAACAGTACTCCGGTTCCATGAACCGCGCTCAACAAGCATATTTCCTAGAAAATGGTTCATTCACTACCGAGCTGAATTCATTAGGGATGGGTATTAGAAGCCAAACTGAGAACTACATATACGCAATTGGTGGAGCTGCAACTGGCGTTAGTAATAATGGCTACTCGTTGAAAGCACCACTTAAATCCTATGTAGGTGTTGTAGCTTTGTCTATACAAGCAGGTACTAGTGAAGCAACCACTTTAGCAGTTTTGTGTGAGTCTGATGCAGTTGGTGCGCGTTCAGCAACAGTGGCTCCAGCATTTGGTGGCACTCCAGTAGAACCTTCTTGTCCATCAAGCTTCTCGCCACTGAAGTCTAAGTAAAATCCTTAGCCAGATCAAATTGATTAAAACATTCATGGAGTGGGTAGTATATACTACCCACTTTGATTTTTTTTAGTTCCTGCAATAGTACTCTTGTAAAAATTCTTAGCTATGACTTCTGTACAACTTTATACTGATATCACCTCCCTAGAACAGCAAGCCCAACAATATTTCATCAAAGACAACTACAGTCAAGCTGCTAACTGCTACGAACAAGCTATTGAAACAGAACCGGAAGTGAAATCTCACTACTGGAACTTAGGATTAATGTTGCTATTGCAGGGACAAGAAACAGAAGCACAGATGACTTGGCTGCTAGGTATAGGTGAGGGAGAAGTTCAAGAAGTTGAGCAGTGGACAGTTGAATTGGTAGAGGTGCTGCAAACCGAAGCTGAACGCAGAGAGACGTTAGCAGACTATAAAGTTGCTTGGGCAATTCGCCAGCATATCCGGGAAATAAATCCCACAGATATTAACAATCTATTGTATTTGATTGAGCTAGCTATCAAACAGGAAACGCTTATTGATGATGAATTAACTTCTCTAGGGGTAATTGAGTTAATTCAGTCAGAAGCAACTGTAGATATTCCGTTATTGTTTCATGTGTTGGAGAGTATTCTTAATTACGCTCCTTTCCATCCCGCAGTCCCAGCATTTGTAGAAGCTTGTCTAGTTCATGTTCACGAGCCTCAACTTTTCATTAAAATTTTACTTCCAGCTACAATTCAAATTGCCCACTCAATGCGGCAACCAAAACTTGCGGCATTACTTCTTGAGCTATATTTACGTCTCGAACCTGAAAATCTAGCAATTTTGCGCCATTTGGCTGCTTTTTATTTCAAAGCTAATGATTATTCTAAAGGGATAGAAGTAGCAAAGTTATGCTACTCGCTATCAAATACATTAATTGATCAAATTTTTGCAATACACCTACTCCATCGAGGATTAATGGATTCTCCTGATTGTTGGGAAGAAGCCTGTGAAGTTTTTGAAAAACAGCAAAATATGATGATGCTACTATTAGAAGAAAATCCTCTAGCCTTGCGCTCCAACGAGGTTTTACATCTCTTTAATTCCAACTATTTCGCTCCATATTTGCAAGATAATATTAAACAAAATAGATATATTCAGAATCAAATTGCCCATCTTTGTCAGCTTAATGTAGAAAACTATGCTAGCCAAGAAGTACAGCGATATCAACAGCGAACTTCCAAAGGGCGAAATAGCAAACTAAAAATTGGATACTTGTCGCATTGTTTATCTAGGCATTCAGTCGGCTGGTTAGCGCGGTGGTTGATTCAGCATCATAACCGCGAAGAATTTGATATGTATGGTTATTTTATAAATTATAAACAGATAAATGATCCGCTACAAGAATGGTATGTTCAGCAATTCAATCAAGCTTATAAAGGTGGAATTTATAGTGAAGATATTGCTGAAAAAATTCACCAAGATAAAATTGATATTTTAATCGATTTGGATAGCATTACACTAGATATAACTTGTGAAATCATGGCGCTAAAACCCGCACCTGTGCAAGCAACATGGTTAGGTTGGGATGCTTCGGGAATACCAGCAGTTGATTACTTTATTGCTGATCCTTATGTTTTGTCAGAATCTGCTCAGGAGTACTATACAGAAAAAATCTGGAGATTACCCCAAACCTATATAGCAATAGATGGTTTTGATGTGGGTGTACCTACTTTACGGCGGGATTCTTTAGATATTCCTAATGATGCTGTCATCTATCTCAGCGCTCAGAGAGGATTTAAGCGCCACCCAGATACAGCAAGACTGCAAATGAAAATTATCAAAGAAGTTCCCAATAGCTATTTCTTAATTAAAGGGTTAGCCGACTCTGAAGCCGTGCAGAAATTTTTTATGCAGCTAGCAGAAGAAGAGGGTGTAAAATGCGATCGTCTGCGATTTTTACCTCAAGATCCTGCTGAGACTGTCCACAGAGCAAATTTAACTATTGCTGATGTCGTATTAGATACTTTTCCCTACAACGGAGCTACGACAACCCTAGAAACACTCTGGATGGGTATCCCCTTAGTAACCAGAGTAGGACAGCAATTTGCGGCTCGTAATAGCTACACCATGATGATGAATGTAGGTGTGACAGAAGGTATTGCTTGGAGTGATGAAGAATATGTAGAGTGGGGTGTGCGTTTGGGGAAAGATGAAGCTTTACGCCAGCAGGTGGCTTGGAAATTGAAAGCATCTCGACAAACAGCACCCTTGTGGAATGGTAAGCAATTTACCCGTGAAATGGAGAAGGCTTACAAGGAAATGTGGCAGAACTATATTGACAAAAAATAAGCTAGTAGTAAGGTAGAACTTACTCAAGTTTCACAAAAAATTAAAACTTTTAGTTTGTAGTAAGGGCTTTAGCCCTGATTTTGAGGACTAAAGTCCTCACTACAAACTAAAAATAATATGTCAGTTGCGTAAGTCTTATAAGGGATTTAGCCCTCACTACAAACATTAAAAATTATCCCAATCTTTACCATAATCTTGGACTGGATATTGAGTCCAACAATCACGTAGCCATTGCCGTCCACAAGCTTTTAAATACCAGTGGACACTACTTTCTACCCAGTTATAAGGAGATTTGACTAAACTATGTTTAACTGGGTTGTAATGAATATAGTTAACAGTTGTATAATAATGTCTTTCCGAGCGAATAGCGCGATCGCTCCAACGATACCAAATTTTTCTCTTAGTAATATTGTCCTCTATATTCCATTGTCGAGAAAGCGCACCATGTATTCTACGAAATGATTCACCTAATACATCAAAATTTTCCACATAAACTAGTAGATGATAGTGATTAGGCAAAATAACCCAAGCACAAATTCTTAAGTTCGTAGTGAGCGCTTCAGCGCTATTCTCTTCATTTCCATCTCCACCAAACTTATCAAAAATTATATCTAGCAATTGCTGACGACGAGATTCAGTGTGTATATGATACCGATGTTCATAACAAGCTACCGTTAATAAATAAAATTGCTTATCTTGTACAAGATGTGGTGGAGAGTGAGGTGGATAACCCTGGCTTAAGCGATATTGAACTAGTTCAGCTTTTTGTTCTGCTGTGAGCTTCCGATATTCATACATAGATTTTTTTTAAGCACTGAAGTGCTTACTACAAACAATTAAAAAGTTCGTAGTGAGAACTTTAGTCCTCTTCTTTAATTACAAATTTAAGCACTGAAGTGCTTACTACAAACTTCTTTATAAAAGGCTTCTAAACCTACGACACAAGCCTTATCATCAAAAAGACGATCGTGATTTTGGCTCATTTTTTCGGCAATAATGCCTCGCCAAGACTGGTCTAGTCCCAATTTGACAGCAATATCGATGTACTCTGCTTCATTCTCAGCAATGGTATCTGTCACCCCCAGCATTTTTAGGAAGCTGTCAGAGTGACGACCCCGCATAAATTCTCCTGGACAAGTAACAATGGGGAGATTACAAGCGATCGCTTCTAAGCTAGTATTACCACCAGACCATGTAAATGTATCTAGATAAACATCTGAAAGTAAGTTAATCATTAGATAATCCAGTCGCTCTGGAATACTGAGAAACACACAATAATCTTCACTGTTCAAACCAATAGCAGCAAAAGCCCGCTTCAGGCGTGGCTGAAGTAAAGTACCACGCAAAAACACAAATTTAGCTTGCGGAATGCGATGAGCAATTTTTGCAAAAATAAAATCATATTGCGGTAGATACTTGAAAGGAGCTTGGCAGCATAGATAAATGACTGCATCATCTGGTAGCTGAAAGTCTGATCGGGTTTTGATAACTGGTGGAATATATGGTTTAGGATAAGAAACACCAATATTGGGCAAACGAATTAATTTTTCTGAATAATGCTCTTGGGCATTTTCAGGTTCCATTAACTCACTAGATAAAAAGTAATCAATTGTAGGTAGGCCCGTTGTCACCGGATGTCCCCAAGCTGTACATTGCACAGGCGCAAGCCGCAAACCTGCCATTTGCATCGTTTGCGGATTCATCCCAATTTCAGGAAAGACTAAAATGTGCAGCTTATCAGCAATTATCTGTTCACAGGCTGCCGATAAATTATGAGGAATATGGTGGAAAACATCACTATATTCTTTAAATTGTTCGGTAACTTTATCTGGTTCATTTCCTATGTAATAACAGTAGATTTCAAAGCTTTCATGATTGCTATGACGCAACCAACCTGTTAACCAAAGTGTTCCACTATAAGAATGCAGGTAATGTGAAATGTAACCAATGCGAATTTTTTCCTGATGCTGAAGTTTAGGTATTGATAAAGGTACACACCATTGAGGAAAGTTAGCAGCCATAATTTTATGTACTAACTTGCCATATTGACTTTGTAACTCTAGATCATTTTGTGCTTGATATGATAGGTAAAAGTTAGTGAGCCGACCTATACCTGCTAAAGCACTATTTTGCTCTTCTGTAGTTTGAAGAGACGTATGCTGAATTAAATATTGCAGTCCTTGAGTAAAGCGCTGACGATAAAAGTTAATTTCCTCTTTATTTTCGTATGTTGATGGAACTGTTAAATATTTGAGAATTTGAAAAGTATAATCATTAGGTAAGCATTTAGCAGCATTCTCTGCACTTAAAATTGCTTCTTGAATACGTCCATTCCGCCGCAAATCGATGATTAATGAAAAATGTAGTCTTCCATCTGTAGGGTAAAGCTTAATTCCTTCCTGAAGAGTATTAAAATATTCATCCAGTAGGTTTAACTGTCTATAGCAATGGCTTAAGTTCCAATAAATATCTGCATCAGTTGATTCGATTTCTATGAGTTTTTGATATTGCGCGATCGCTTCTTGCCATCTTCCCTGACTGAAGAATTTATTGCTCAAGCAAAAAAAAACTGTTCAGCTTGTGCTTCGCTAAAAACTTCTATATCGTAAGATGTCAGAGTTTCTGCTTTTGCTTGCTTCAGTGCGTTTGTATCTTCACATTCTAAAAGAATTCTTGCATAAACACGAGGTAGCAAAGCTTTCCATTGAATATCAGCCAAATTTCCAACTAGAGAAATTTCTAACCCTTCAGTAACATCTAAATCTTCTTCCACCAAAAGATTCATGACCACACTAGATAAAAACATTTCTGCATCTTCGACAGCCATATTAGCCGTATGGATAATTAGAGTAATTTTTTCGCTGTCAGGATGAGTTGCTAATGATTGAATCACCTGTTGTAACTCTAAACCTAGTTCATCTTCTGGTTGCGTCCAATCAGGGAAAATAATATAGTTAATTTCTCTCAGATTTAAGCTAGATAAATTAAATTCCGAATTTAATAGTGTTTGTAATCTTTTTCTCATCTCTTGAGCAGGAACAAAGTTAGGCACAGAATGACTTAGCTTATCTAACGCTTGTTGCAATATAGAACTTTCCTGAAGATGCTCTGCTACTTGGGCTAAATACCAAAATGCACGCCAATGATTACAACCAAAGTGAATGGAATTGATAAACTGTCCCATTGCTTCTGAAGTTTTTCCCTGACGTTCCAAGATTAACCCTACCCATAACCTTAAATAACCATCTTGGGGGTAGTGATTAAGATATTGAGCTACTCCACCCTCTCCTAATCCTAAAAGAGTAGAAGAATTACCTATTTTTTCATCAGCAGCAAATAATTGATTAATATCTTCAGAAGTTAAACTTGTAATAAATTGGGGTGCGGTATCTCCTATAGACTCAATAAATGTTTTTGAACCTTCAAATTGTGTAGGGATCTCAACTACATCAAGAAGAGATACAGGTTCATCTAACAAACTACCATCAACAGGAATACTCCATTGTCTCGTTCTTTTGGGTGTTTCCATCAAGCGGTGATAGATGGGATTTAGCTGTTTAGCAGCATTTTCTGCACCAAAGATTTGCTCGGCGTATTGCTTGGCATTTTTGCCTAGTCTTAATCTTTCTTGGGGATTGTGATAAAGGTACTCTAAGGCTTGACTGTATTCTAATTCACTATTGACAACTAAGCCTGTGTAGTTATCAATCACTAATTTTTTAATACCACCGTGGGGAAAAACTATTGCAGGTATTCCGGCGTACATTACTTCTTGTAAATTTAATTCAGCCGCAGCATAAGTATCTTCACATAACGGATAACCATAAACATCAAATTCAGAAATGACTGAGCTAATATCTTCGACAAAACCACGAAAATCAAATTTATTTAATGAGTCTAATGCTGAGGCTTGTTGCTGTAATAAATTAATATTTCCACCACCACAGAGAATAAATTTAACATGGGGGATATTAGCTTTAGCACTCATAGAGATATACTCAGGGTGCATTTTACTAAAAGCTAAAGATCCCATATAGCCAACATTAAAAGTATTGTGGGGTTTGGGTTGAATATTTTGAACTCTTTCAAAATCAGCCGCATCGTAAACCATGCCAACTTTTTTCTGTCTTATTTCTGGTGCTAATTGTCGCACTACGGGTAAGTCATAAGAATGGGGATTACAAGGAATAGCAAAGTCAGCATAATTAATTAAATCACGAGTAATCACCTGTGGGGCGCTATCTCCTGAAACATGAAACCAGATAATTAATCTTGTGGGCGGTAATTCTGAATGCAGAAAGGAGAAAATCTGGGGATTATTCCAGTAGTGAATATGCACTAAATCAGCTTCAGCAATTAATTTATTACGAGCAATTACGTCAGTTGGATTAACAAATTTCATCCCCCCTAATTCTGCTAATTCCACTGCACTAGGAGTAGCTTCTTTAAGGGAAATAACTTGATGTTGCAATTGCTCGTGTAAACGGGATGAATATTTAGAAATGGCAATCATGGAGCGAGCAGCACCACCGAGACAAAGAAAGTCAATAATATGTAAAACTTTAATCATGGAATTGAAATTTTTAATTTAATTACTAGGTTTACGATAGATTTTCAGAGAAGATAATACTCCCGGAATAATCGGTAAATAGGCTTGAGTTTGAGTTGGATCATCAGGATATAACAAAGGTAGTTCGATAATTTCGCAATGATAAGTATTTTCCATTAATTCTTGGCAAGCCTGTCTGATCCCAGGTTCATTTCCTCCATGATGAAAAAGGATTG contains:
- a CDS encoding ROK family protein; this translates as MTNDKMVSSQVIGIDVGGTAIKLGRFTADGTCLQSLTMAAPQPTTPEAVLAVLVDAIAQIDPNNETFAIGVGTPGPSDAAGRIAKIAINLPGWIDVPLADWLEAKTGKPTAIANDANCALLGEAWLGAGRQFQNLILLTLGTGVGGAIILNGKLFIGHQGAAGELGLISLNPDGPICNSGNQGSLEQHASATAIRRRTLKEPIELGVLAQQGEAAALTFWQEYGKNLGIGLTSLIYVLTPQAIVIGGGISGSFEFFLPAVKAEIEKRVQPLSRDGLQILPAELGNFAGIVGAARLALQHYSRF
- the trxB gene encoding thioredoxin-disulfide reductase, whose amino-acid sequence is MSLYMVMTNPTVENLVIIGSGPAGYTAAIYAGRANLKPVVFEGFQAGGLPGGQLMTTTEVENFPGFPKGITGPELMDQMKAQAERWGAELYTEDVISVDLSQRPFTVRSQEREIKTNSIVIATGATAKRLGLPSEHEFWSRGISACAICDGATPIFHGAELAVIGAGDSAAEESIYLTKYGSKVNMLVRTDKMRASKAMQDRVLSNPKIQVHWNTEAVDIFGNGHMEGVKIRNTKTGEESQLHAKGLFYAVGHSPNTSLFKGQLELDEVGYVVTKPGSVETSVEGVFAAGDVQDHEFRQAITAAGTGCMAAMLAERWLSSSGLIQEFHQQLEIADNELEHQPAKKTEAEEEAGFNLNGTRHEGGYALRKLFHESDRLLLVKYVSPGCGPCHTLKPILNKVVDEFDSKIHFVEIDIDKDRDIAENAGVTGTPTVQLFKNKELVKEVKGVKQKTEYRQLIESNL
- a CDS encoding ABC transporter permease → MAITKRRLPTFLQFGKSSNLSQKLMLIGLAITLFFIFLAFFAPVFQAWGWLQNPKDFLSNPIHEPPSAKHWFGTSRLGYDVFSRTLFGAQAALQVVILATALSMIIGVPLGMLSGYLGGKLDKVLLFLMDSIYTLPGLLLSVTLAFVVGRGILNAAIAISIAYIPQYYRVVRNHTVSVKTEVFIEAAQAMGASTWVVLSRYLFFNVIQSVPVLFTLNAADAILVLGGLGFLGLGLPEEVPEWGHDLKQALEALPTGIWWTTLFPGLTMTFMVVGLSLLGEGLNEFVNPRLRRENRIRK
- a CDS encoding tetratricopeptide repeat protein, which translates into the protein MSNKFFSQGRWQEAIAQYQKLIEIESTDADIYWNLSHCYRQLNLLDEYFNTLQEGIKLYPTDGRLHFSLIIDLRRNGRIQEAILSAENAAKCLPNDYTFQILKYLTVPSTYENKEEINFYRQRFTQGLQYLIQHTSLQTTEEQNSALAGIGRLTNFYLSYQAQNDLELQSQYGKLVHKIMAANFPQWCVPLSIPKLQHQEKIRIGYISHYLHSYSGTLWLTGWLRHSNHESFEIYCYYIGNEPDKVTEQFKEYSDVFHHIPHNLSAACEQIIADKLHILVFPEIGMNPQTMQMAGLRLAPVQCTAWGHPVTTGLPTIDYFLSSELMEPENAQEHYSEKLIRLPNIGVSYPKPYIPPVIKTRSDFQLPDDAVIYLCCQAPFKYLPQYDFIFAKIAHRIPQAKFVFLRGTLLQPRLKRAFAAIGLNSEDYCVFLSIPERLDYLMINLLSDVYLDTFTWSGGNTSLEAIACNLPIVTCPGEFMRGRHSDSFLKMLGVTDTIAENEAEYIDIAVKLGLDQSWRGIIAEKMSQNHDRLFDDKACVVGLEAFYKEVCSKHFSA
- a CDS encoding transposase encodes the protein MYEYRKLTAEQKAELVQYRLSQGYPPHSPPHLVQDKQFYLLTVACYEHRYHIHTESRRQQLLDIIFDKFGGDGNEENSAEALTTNLRICAWVILPNHYHLLVYVENFDVLGESFRRIHGALSRQWNIEDNITKRKIWYRWSDRAIRSERHYYTTVNYIHYNPVKHSLVKSPYNWVESSVHWYLKACGRQWLRDCWTQYPVQDYGKDWDNF
- a CDS encoding XisH family protein → MPARDIYHDAVKNALIQEGWIIIDDPLHLKWGQKDMYVDLGAKQLLAAEQGCKKIAVEIKSFVSPSEMADLKDAIGGFIMYRAVIHRLEPERTLYLAVRDSVFTALFEEPIGTLLIETENLKLLVFNPETERIIQWIP
- a CDS encoding O-linked N-acetylglucosamine transferase, SPINDLY family protein, giving the protein MTSVQLYTDITSLEQQAQQYFIKDNYSQAANCYEQAIETEPEVKSHYWNLGLMLLLQGQETEAQMTWLLGIGEGEVQEVEQWTVELVEVLQTEAERRETLADYKVAWAIRQHIREINPTDINNLLYLIELAIKQETLIDDELTSLGVIELIQSEATVDIPLLFHVLESILNYAPFHPAVPAFVEACLVHVHEPQLFIKILLPATIQIAHSMRQPKLAALLLELYLRLEPENLAILRHLAAFYFKANDYSKGIEVAKLCYSLSNTLIDQIFAIHLLHRGLMDSPDCWEEACEVFEKQQNMMMLLLEENPLALRSNEVLHLFNSNYFAPYLQDNIKQNRYIQNQIAHLCQLNVENYASQEVQRYQQRTSKGRNSKLKIGYLSHCLSRHSVGWLARWLIQHHNREEFDMYGYFINYKQINDPLQEWYVQQFNQAYKGGIYSEDIAEKIHQDKIDILIDLDSITLDITCEIMALKPAPVQATWLGWDASGIPAVDYFIADPYVLSESAQEYYTEKIWRLPQTYIAIDGFDVGVPTLRRDSLDIPNDAVIYLSAQRGFKRHPDTARLQMKIIKEVPNSYFLIKGLADSEAVQKFFMQLAEEEGVKCDRLRFLPQDPAETVHRANLTIADVVLDTFPYNGATTTLETLWMGIPLVTRVGQQFAARNSYTMMMNVGVTEGIAWSDEEYVEWGVRLGKDEALRQQVAWKLKASRQTAPLWNGKQFTREMEKAYKEMWQNYIDKK
- a CDS encoding XisI protein, which translates into the protein MDTLDIYRRIIKEVLVPYTQIPYSHAAIECKAVFDSENDSYLLITLGWDGVKRIHGCLVHIDIIDGKIWVQRDDTEDGVTYELVAAGIPKEKIVLGFHPPNVRQHTGYAIA
- a CDS encoding type IV pilin-like G/H family protein, yielding MKTELKAKFLQHIIGKKKENEGFTLIELLVVIIIIGILSAIALPSFLNQANKGKQSEAKQYSGSMNRAQQAYFLENGSFTTELNSLGMGIRSQTENYIYAIGGAATGVSNNGYSLKAPLKSYVGVVALSIQAGTSEATTLAVLCESDAVGARSATVAPAFGGTPVEPSCPSSFSPLKSK